One Solibacillus sp. R5-41 DNA segment encodes these proteins:
- a CDS encoding flagellar protein FliT — translation MEQQLLQVSAKLYQHLTTLPTDEQRDEYIEKIHQLLDERGILIEKMQNDGFQMDLENKSHTMLAELDKGIRERLAKVMKSVQADLKDLQNAKKNEQHYMNPYANVQVMDGRYYDKKN, via the coding sequence ATGGAACAACAACTTTTACAAGTTTCAGCGAAACTTTATCAGCATTTGACGACATTACCTACAGATGAGCAGCGAGATGAGTACATTGAGAAAATTCACCAATTGTTGGATGAACGTGGTATACTAATCGAGAAAATGCAAAATGATGGATTCCAAATGGACTTAGAAAACAAGTCTCATACGATGTTAGCTGAACTCGATAAAGGAATTCGTGAACGTTTAGCGAAAGTCATGAAGTCCGTGCAAGCAGACTTAAAGGATTTACAAAATGCGAAGAAAAATGAACAGCACTATATGAATCCTTATGCAAACGTTCAAGTTATGGATGGACGTTACTATGATAAAAAGAACTAA